From Domibacillus sp. DTU_2020_1001157_1_SI_ALB_TIR_016, a single genomic window includes:
- a CDS encoding MarR family winged helix-turn-helix transcriptional regulator: MQKRERMISILAWFRLSRFYNESIRKSNQHLKKWGLSAAQFDALAQIRTSGRICQQDLAEKLLVTKGNVTHMLSKMEKLGWVIREREWKTKYITLTEAGRSLLDEVLPAQEQFQADQFGKLSIEEKKQLLELLKKIQS; this comes from the coding sequence ATGCAGAAACGGGAGCGGATGATCAGCATTCTGGCCTGGTTTCGGCTGTCACGCTTTTACAATGAAAGCATCCGCAAGTCTAATCAGCATTTAAAAAAATGGGGACTCTCCGCTGCGCAGTTTGATGCACTGGCTCAAATTAGGACGAGCGGCCGTATCTGCCAGCAGGATCTGGCGGAAAAGCTTCTGGTCACAAAAGGCAATGTTACGCATATGCTCTCGAAAATGGAAAAGCTAGGCTGGGTCATAAGAGAGCGCGAATGGAAAACAAAATATATTACGCTGACCGAAGCCGGCAGATCACTCTTGGATGAAGTGCTGCCGGCACAGGAACAATTTCAAGCGGACCAATTCGGAAAGCTTTCTATAGAAGAAAAGAAACAGCTGCTTGAGCTGCTGAAGAAAATTCAGTCATAA
- the fliS gene encoding flagellar export chaperone FliS, giving the protein MAINNPHQAYANNSVNTASPGELTLMLYNGCLKFIHLAERAIKENNIEQKNINVQKAQAIIRELSITLKTNTELARNMLALYEFMNERLVQANIKNDPAILKEVEGFVVEFRDAWKQVIQENRRMQQVGAGGRV; this is encoded by the coding sequence GTGGCAATCAATAATCCGCATCAGGCTTATGCGAATAACTCAGTTAATACAGCATCCCCTGGTGAATTAACATTAATGCTATACAATGGATGCTTGAAATTTATTCATTTAGCTGAACGTGCAATAAAGGAAAACAATATTGAACAAAAAAATATAAACGTACAAAAAGCACAGGCGATTATCCGTGAATTGAGTATTACGCTTAAAACGAATACAGAGCTCGCAAGAAACATGCTCGCCCTTTACGAGTTTATGAATGAACGCCTTGTCCAAGCGAATATCAAAAACGACCCGGCTATCCTAAAAGAAGTAGAAGGATTTGTCGTCGAATTCCGTGATGCGTGGAAGCAAGTTATCCAGGAAAACCGCCGCATGCAGCAAGTTGGTGCGGGCGGCCGGGTGTAA
- the recQ gene encoding DNA helicase RecQ, with protein MLEEARSFLQSHFGYDSFRTGQEQAITNVLSGENTICVMPTGGGKSLCYQIPALVLEGTTIVVSPLISLMKDQVDTLLAAGIPAAYINSTMTGADIYETIKAARNGEYKLLYIAPERLESYSFIEDLKELTVPLIAVDEAHCISQWGHDFRPSYRHIQRMTELFPNNPVVLALTATATPHVREDICRLLSIEEENTVITGFERKNLSFSVVQGQDRNSFLKDYLKKNEKESGIIYAATRKTVDGLHERLQRAGISVARYHGGMSDVERAREQDRFLADEATVMVATNAFGMGIDKSNIRYVIHYQLPKNMESYYQEAGRAGRDGLDSECIVLYSSQDVQTQRFLIDQALERDRIPQELEKLQGMVDYCHTEKCLQQFIVAYFGDPGAKPCGRCGNCTDSRSSVDVTKEAQMVLSCVIRMGQRFGKAMTAQVLTGSRNKKLIEFGFDSLSTYGILKQQSVKDVTNFIEFLISQELIGVEQKQFPTIFVTEQGREVLLGRETVMRKEAVQTKKIAADDPLFDVLRALRKNIAEEAGVPPFVIFSDNTLHDMCAKLPMDEEDFLSVSGVGESKMAKYGAAFLTAIKAYTEENPDRQRDLITESAAAAPKKKSVNSYLDTLQLHQKGMAAEAIAAERNLTVGTVENHLIQCMEEGLDVNLGLLVPVHHHEVLKRAVEEAGADRLKPIKEQVPEEVTYGMIKAFLEMRRRNHV; from the coding sequence ATGCTGGAAGAGGCACGCAGCTTTTTGCAGTCGCATTTCGGCTATGATTCATTCCGGACGGGCCAGGAGCAGGCAATAACCAACGTATTAAGCGGTGAAAATACGATTTGTGTGATGCCGACAGGCGGAGGGAAGTCGCTCTGTTATCAGATCCCGGCGCTTGTCCTGGAAGGAACAACGATTGTGGTCTCGCCGCTTATTTCCTTAATGAAGGATCAAGTTGATACGCTGCTTGCGGCAGGAATCCCGGCGGCATATATTAACAGCACGATGACGGGTGCAGATATATATGAAACCATCAAAGCGGCGCGAAACGGAGAATACAAGCTGCTTTATATAGCGCCGGAACGGCTTGAATCGTATTCGTTTATTGAAGATTTAAAGGAGCTGACGGTACCGCTGATCGCTGTGGACGAGGCGCACTGTATTTCGCAGTGGGGGCATGATTTCCGGCCAAGCTACCGCCATATTCAGCGGATGACCGAGCTGTTTCCAAACAATCCTGTTGTGCTTGCGCTGACTGCGACGGCTACGCCGCATGTGCGCGAGGATATTTGCCGTCTTCTTTCTATTGAAGAGGAAAATACGGTTATTACCGGATTTGAACGGAAGAACCTATCATTTTCTGTCGTTCAAGGACAAGACCGGAACAGCTTTTTAAAAGACTATTTAAAGAAAAACGAAAAGGAATCAGGCATTATTTATGCCGCGACCCGGAAAACGGTCGACGGGCTACATGAACGCCTGCAGCGGGCGGGCATTTCCGTTGCCCGTTATCACGGCGGAATGAGCGATGTGGAGCGGGCACGGGAGCAGGACCGGTTTTTAGCAGATGAAGCAACCGTAATGGTCGCCACCAATGCATTTGGGATGGGGATTGATAAGTCTAACATCCGCTACGTCATTCATTACCAGCTGCCTAAAAATATGGAAAGCTATTATCAGGAGGCCGGCCGTGCAGGGCGTGATGGCCTTGACAGTGAGTGTATTGTGCTTTATTCGTCGCAGGATGTACAGACACAGCGCTTTTTAATTGACCAGGCGCTTGAACGCGACCGCATTCCGCAGGAGCTTGAAAAACTGCAGGGCATGGTGGATTACTGCCATACAGAAAAATGCCTGCAGCAATTTATTGTGGCGTATTTTGGTGATCCAGGTGCCAAGCCGTGCGGCCGCTGCGGCAACTGCACCGATTCACGCAGCAGTGTCGATGTAACAAAAGAAGCGCAAATGGTGCTTTCCTGCGTAATCCGGATGGGACAGCGGTTTGGTAAGGCGATGACAGCACAGGTGCTCACAGGGTCACGCAATAAAAAACTGATCGAGTTCGGTTTTGACAGCTTGTCTACTTACGGTATTTTAAAGCAGCAAAGCGTGAAGGATGTAACTAACTTTATTGAGTTTTTAATTTCGCAGGAGCTGATCGGCGTCGAACAAAAACAGTTTCCGACCATTTTTGTGACCGAGCAGGGACGGGAGGTTTTGCTGGGCAGGGAGACCGTGATGCGCAAGGAAGCGGTACAAACGAAAAAAATTGCCGCAGACGACCCGCTGTTCGATGTACTCCGTGCGCTTCGTAAGAATATTGCGGAGGAAGCGGGCGTACCGCCATTTGTTATTTTTTCGGATAACACACTTCACGATATGTGTGCCAAGCTGCCAATGGATGAAGAAGATTTTCTTTCTGTCAGCGGCGTCGGAGAAAGCAAAATGGCGAAATACGGAGCTGCATTTTTAACTGCAATCAAAGCGTACACAGAAGAAAACCCGGATCGGCAAAGAGACTTGATCACTGAGTCCGCCGCAGCCGCTCCAAAGAAAAAATCGGTTAACTCCTATTTAGATACACTCCAGCTGCATCAAAAAGGAATGGCTGCCGAAGCGATTGCAGCGGAACGAAACCTGACAGTCGGAACGGTCGAAAATCATTTGATTCAGTGCATGGAAGAAGGACTTGATGTGAATCTCGGTCTGCTTGTGCCGGTTCATCATCATGAAGTGCTTAAGCGGGCTGTTGAAGAAGCAGGAGCGGACCGGCTGAAGCCGATTAAAGAGCAGGTGCCGGAAGAAGTAACCTATGGCATGATCAAAGCGTTTTTAGAGATGCGGAGGCGGAATCATGTTTGA
- a CDS encoding proline dehydrogenase has protein sequence MEAVTRDFFLFLSKNKTLNHLAQNRGSNFAAGKIIGGTDFASSIAYIKELNEQGLSVTVDHLGEFVDSPQVAAERTEECIETIRMIHREGLDSQVSLKMTSLGLDIDRELVVANMTRILDEAEKLDIMVTIDMEDVTRCGATLELFKQFKKQYKNVSTVLQAYLYRTEQDLKELSRLNPFLRLVKGAYKESPEHAYPDKADVDTNYMRLIEQSLLAGNYTAIASHDENMIEFTKAMQRKHKIPLEQFEFQMLYGMRTSLQQELVKQGYRVRVYVPYGMDWYGYFMRRLAERPANIAFAFKGMTKK, from the coding sequence ATGGAAGCGGTTACGAGAGATTTCTTTCTTTTTCTTTCTAAAAATAAAACATTAAATCATTTGGCACAAAACCGCGGCAGTAACTTTGCAGCCGGCAAAATCATTGGCGGGACGGACTTTGCCAGCTCTATCGCCTATATTAAAGAGTTAAACGAGCAGGGATTGTCGGTAACGGTTGACCACCTTGGTGAATTTGTTGATTCTCCACAGGTAGCAGCTGAGCGGACAGAAGAATGCATCGAAACGATTCGCATGATTCATAGAGAAGGACTTGATTCTCAAGTTTCATTGAAAATGACCTCACTCGGCCTTGATATTGATCGGGAGCTGGTTGTTGCGAACATGACCCGCATTTTAGATGAAGCAGAAAAACTCGATATCATGGTTACCATTGACATGGAAGATGTTACCCGCTGCGGGGCAACGCTTGAACTGTTCAAGCAGTTTAAGAAGCAATACAAAAATGTCAGTACCGTGCTACAGGCTTATTTATATCGGACTGAGCAGGATTTAAAAGAGCTCAGCCGCCTAAATCCTTTCCTCCGCCTCGTAAAAGGTGCTTATAAGGAAAGCCCGGAACATGCTTATCCGGACAAAGCAGATGTGGACACAAACTATATGAGACTGATCGAACAAAGCCTGCTGGCTGGCAATTACACAGCCATCGCTTCACATGACGAAAACATGATCGAATTTACAAAAGCGATGCAGCGCAAACACAAGATTCCGCTTGAACAGTTTGAATTTCAAATGCTGTACGGCATGCGCACTTCTTTGCAGCAGGAACTAGTGAAACAGGGCTACCGCGTCCGTGTTTACGTGCCATACGGCATGGACTGGTACGGCTATTTTATGAGACGGCTGGCGGAACGGCCGGCAAATATCGCCTTTGCTTTTAAAGGCATGACGAAAAAATAA
- a CDS encoding flagellar protein FliT: protein MTPVHDCHKMTKRLLDLLEAANEDRDSQIQDVEELLDQRGDILPNIQPPFTEEEQKLGREIHLMNQEIEQHLQKLSRAVKEDLQEVKVKKKTMSKYANPYEALQTDGVFYDKRN from the coding sequence ATGACGCCGGTTCATGACTGTCATAAAATGACGAAAAGGCTGCTTGATCTGCTTGAGGCAGCAAATGAGGATCGTGACAGTCAAATTCAAGATGTTGAAGAGCTGCTGGACCAGCGCGGTGACATTCTTCCAAACATTCAGCCGCCTTTTACGGAGGAAGAGCAAAAGCTTGGGCGCGAGATTCATTTAATGAACCAGGAAATTGAACAGCACCTGCAAAAGCTGAGCCGGGCTGTTAAAGAAGATTTACAGGAAGTAAAAGTGAAAAAGAAGACGATGAGCAAGTATGCAAATCCGTATGAAGCGCTGCAGACAGATGGTGTATTTTACGATAAACGCAATTAA
- a CDS encoding TspO/MBR family protein, producing the protein MNVLNGKKLAASVLLPVVGGSTIGAVANRNTREDYQQLKKPSFSPPGWVFPVVWTGLYTAMGIAKYRASVRKPTTALPYNIQLGLNFLWSFLFFRWGLRGTAFVEIALMLGAITWTTYEFYQADAVAGTLMIPYAAWVAFALGLNYSIWSLNKVHS; encoded by the coding sequence ATGAACGTGTTAAACGGAAAAAAATTGGCCGCCAGTGTCCTGCTGCCCGTTGTCGGCGGATCGACTATAGGTGCAGTCGCCAATCGAAATACGAGAGAAGATTACCAGCAGTTGAAAAAGCCGTCCTTTTCACCGCCGGGCTGGGTATTCCCGGTTGTATGGACCGGACTTTACACAGCCATGGGCATTGCGAAATACCGGGCATCCGTCCGGAAACCGACAACAGCGCTTCCTTACAACATTCAGCTCGGGCTGAACTTTTTATGGTCATTTTTATTTTTTCGGTGGGGATTGCGCGGCACTGCTTTTGTGGAGATTGCCCTTATGCTCGGCGCCATTACATGGACCACCTATGAATTTTACCAGGCTGACGCTGTAGCGGGTACGCTCATGATACCGTACGCGGCCTGGGTCGCATTTGCGCTTGGGCTGAATTATTCTATTTGGTCGTTAAATAAAGTTCACTCGTAA
- the flaG gene encoding flagellar protein FlaG: MVDRIGESTIPATAKPIEANETKAVEAEQKPAAEAAEPSTPVREEELQKFADQVNTFLQPTQTHVQFEYHDELQEYYAVIVDNNSGEIIKEIPSKKILDMYAAMTQFIGLFVDKKA; the protein is encoded by the coding sequence ATGGTTGACCGTATAGGCGAAAGTACAATACCAGCAACAGCCAAACCAATTGAAGCAAATGAAACAAAAGCAGTGGAAGCAGAGCAGAAGCCTGCAGCAGAAGCGGCTGAGCCGAGCACTCCGGTAAGGGAGGAGGAGCTGCAAAAATTTGCGGATCAGGTCAACACATTTTTACAGCCAACCCAGACGCACGTTCAATTTGAATACCATGATGAACTGCAGGAATATTACGCGGTGATCGTGGATAACAACTCAGGTGAAATCATTAAAGAAATTCCATCGAAAAAAATATTGGACATGTATGCGGCAATGACCCAATTTATCGGCTTGTTTGTCGATAAAAAAGCGTAG
- the hpf gene encoding ribosome hibernation-promoting factor, HPF/YfiA family codes for MMNYNIRGENIEVTPAIREYVEKKISKLERYFTETPNANVHVNLKTYNNTNAKVEVTIPMKNLVLRAEERNPDLYAAVDLITDKLERQIRKHKTKVNRKFREKGEPQDYFAVQADSVAVEEEQDDLQVVRTKQIDLKPMDSEEAVLQMNLLGHNFFIYTDAETDGTNIVYKRSDGKYGLIETN; via the coding sequence ATGATGAACTATAACATTCGCGGTGAAAATATTGAAGTGACTCCGGCTATTCGTGAGTATGTAGAGAAAAAGATCAGTAAGCTTGAGCGCTATTTCACCGAAACTCCTAATGCGAATGTACACGTGAACTTAAAAACGTACAATAACACAAACGCAAAAGTAGAAGTGACGATCCCGATGAAAAATCTCGTTCTTCGCGCAGAGGAACGTAATCCGGATCTATATGCAGCAGTTGATTTAATTACAGATAAACTAGAGCGCCAGATTCGCAAACATAAAACGAAAGTAAACCGCAAGTTCCGTGAAAAAGGTGAGCCGCAGGATTATTTCGCGGTGCAGGCTGACAGCGTGGCTGTAGAAGAAGAGCAGGACGATCTGCAGGTTGTCCGGACAAAACAAATTGACTTGAAGCCGATGGATTCAGAAGAAGCGGTTCTGCAAATGAATCTGCTGGGCCATAACTTCTTTATTTACACAGATGCTGAAACAGATGGCACAAACATTGTGTACAAACGAAGTGACGGCAAATATGGCTTAATTGAAACCAACTAA
- a CDS encoding ring-cleaving dioxygenase — protein MKIEFKGIHHVSAITANAARNVTFYTEILGMRLIKKTVNQDETSMYHLFYGDERGNPGTELTFFEIPMAAPNRNGNNSISGLSLRVPNDAAFDYWQIRFDEFGVKHQAIIDQGGRKALPFQDFEGQRFFLVSDEGNEGVAGGIPWEKSPVPTEVGIIGLGPVHLTVPTAEPTAAALTELMGFREVKRYPSPVEGQPDVIVFETGEGGTGAEVHVEERNDLAPERPGRGGVHHVAFRVEDEEELRQWIARVREARIGNSGFVDRFYFKSLYFREPNRILFEVATDGPGFDTDEELEHLGESLALPPFLEPQREEIEARLKPLPVTFS, from the coding sequence ATGAAAATCGAGTTTAAAGGTATTCATCACGTATCAGCTATTACAGCGAATGCAGCCCGAAATGTGACGTTCTATACGGAAATACTGGGGATGCGTTTAATTAAGAAAACGGTCAATCAAGATGAAACGTCGATGTATCACTTGTTTTACGGCGATGAAAGAGGAAACCCGGGGACGGAGCTGACGTTTTTTGAAATTCCAATGGCCGCCCCGAACCGGAACGGAAACAATTCTATTTCGGGTCTTTCTCTCCGCGTGCCGAACGATGCAGCATTCGATTATTGGCAAATCCGGTTTGACGAATTTGGTGTTAAGCATCAAGCTATCATTGATCAAGGCGGCCGGAAAGCACTCCCTTTCCAGGATTTCGAAGGACAGCGGTTTTTCCTTGTGTCGGATGAAGGAAACGAGGGTGTCGCCGGCGGCATACCGTGGGAGAAAAGCCCGGTGCCGACTGAGGTTGGAATTATTGGGCTCGGACCGGTTCATTTAACTGTGCCTACTGCAGAACCAACTGCTGCTGCGTTAACTGAACTGATGGGTTTCCGCGAAGTGAAACGATATCCATCGCCTGTAGAAGGACAGCCGGACGTCATTGTATTTGAAACAGGTGAAGGCGGCACAGGAGCAGAAGTGCATGTAGAGGAGAGAAACGATCTTGCGCCCGAACGGCCAGGACGCGGCGGTGTTCACCATGTTGCTTTTCGGGTGGAGGATGAAGAAGAACTGCGTCAATGGATCGCGCGTGTTCGTGAAGCGCGAATCGGCAATTCTGGATTTGTGGACCGCTTTTACTTTAAATCTCTTTATTTCCGCGAACCGAACCGTATCCTGTTTGAAGTGGCTACCGACGGCCCTGGCTTTGATACAGATGAAGAGTTGGAGCACCTCGGTGAATCGCTCGCACTGCCGCCATTTTTAGAGCCGCAGCGTGAAGAGATTGAAGCACGCTTAAAGCCGCTGCCAGTTACATTTTCATAA
- a CDS encoding RecB family exonuclease encodes MFEVKAFPEFSWSFSRHKTLMTCARKYAYEYYAGHNGWLYDADEAARHVYRLKKLKNVPIAFGQIVHELAERALRMFLNHGYVMTEAELVGEARKMLNQAYLDSRDRKQQWLQKPARFHMLYDMYYEGELNRMEAEEYRRRLPIVFQNFLASKSFGDITGRPQTMQFQQAEEFRFMTVDGVKIFVVMDLLYRDLETDKWVIVDWKTGKEAEDDRSQLALYAYYLMQKYDARVEDIQIRNEYVLTGVQKSYTLSEGDITLMLEKMKQSVHMMRRYQLDILSNEPAELDDFPRTSYEQRCQMCNYKEVCLAPSS; translated from the coding sequence ATGTTTGAGGTCAAAGCGTTTCCTGAATTCTCCTGGTCATTTTCACGGCATAAAACGCTGATGACGTGCGCACGGAAATATGCGTATGAGTATTACGCCGGCCATAACGGCTGGCTGTATGATGCAGATGAAGCAGCCAGGCACGTATACCGGCTGAAGAAGCTGAAAAACGTGCCGATTGCATTTGGACAAATTGTGCATGAACTGGCAGAACGAGCACTCCGTATGTTTCTTAACCATGGCTACGTCATGACCGAAGCAGAGCTTGTGGGGGAAGCAAGAAAGATGCTGAACCAGGCGTACCTCGATTCCCGCGACCGAAAGCAGCAGTGGCTGCAAAAGCCTGCCCGCTTTCATATGCTGTACGACATGTATTATGAAGGCGAACTGAACCGGATGGAAGCAGAAGAATACCGACGCCGCTTGCCCATTGTATTCCAGAACTTTCTGGCGAGTAAATCCTTTGGCGATATTACCGGCCGCCCGCAGACGATGCAATTTCAGCAGGCGGAGGAATTCCGCTTTATGACCGTTGACGGTGTGAAAATTTTTGTCGTGATGGATTTGTTATACCGCGACTTAGAAACGGATAAATGGGTGATTGTCGATTGGAAAACCGGTAAAGAAGCGGAAGATGACCGGAGCCAGCTGGCACTTTATGCGTATTATTTGATGCAAAAATACGATGCACGGGTGGAAGATATTCAAATCCGCAATGAATACGTGCTGACCGGCGTGCAAAAATCATACACGCTCAGTGAAGGGGATATTACGCTCATGCTGGAGAAAATGAAGCAGAGTGTCCACATGATGCGCCGCTATCAGCTTGATATTTTGTCAAACGAGCCGGCTGAACTCGATGATTTCCCACGGACTTCTTATGAGCAGCGCTGCCAGATGTGTAATTATAAAGAGGTTTGTCTTGCACCGTCGTCTTAG
- the fliD gene encoding flagellar filament capping protein FliD, giving the protein MVLRVGGMASGMDTESIIKDLMKAERIPLDKLKQKKQTLEWQRDDYRAMNTLLLDFRSELTNMRLTTKYRARTVTSSDDTKVTATASSAASQASYSVTQVDKLATAARQTVSSIGKVESTKTLESQEANFTQDVALTTQTETFATAPSTWQLGKTNLTETDFKLTVDGTVYQLEPGTADANGDYSLKDSLGTQIGTVNLASGVVKFDTPTDLDGKTVTAEYKKSAFAWKTGGVGSQSLVGTGTNTVSLTLATGVNINTAEREAMTVKVNGKAYTLVDKAQADLLDNEVAISSEGILSFKNNIAATDTVSANYITNESTKKYADFSIESASLNNTSLKEKFLIQSTDTLDQVIEMVNKSKAGVSMFYDSFTGGMSLTRTETGNFNSTGKEISVTGDFATKMLLLGGTETGGENAKFVINGLATERSSNTFDMNGVNITLKKEFTSAEGAASLSISNDGNAVFENIKSFVDKYNELIGKISKKTSEERYRTYTPLTDEQRESLSEKQQEQWEEKAKSGLLRRDTILSGVLSSMRSNFSQPVSNSDTDPLFNQLASIGITTTKNYLEGGKLEISESKLKEAINNNPDAVEALFRGGGEATSIGEKGIIHRLYSTVNETMDKLKDRAGNSLSSNQQFTLGRQLTTVDDSITRFEGRLTQVEDRYWKQFTAMEKAIQNANTQSSYLMQQFSSY; this is encoded by the coding sequence ATGGTGCTTCGCGTAGGCGGAATGGCCAGTGGCATGGACACTGAGTCGATTATTAAAGACTTAATGAAAGCAGAGCGGATACCGCTTGATAAATTAAAACAGAAAAAGCAAACTTTAGAATGGCAGCGGGACGATTACCGGGCAATGAATACCCTGCTTCTTGATTTTCGCTCCGAATTAACGAATATGAGATTAACAACCAAGTATCGTGCTCGGACGGTTACATCTTCTGATGACACTAAAGTAACAGCCACGGCATCTAGTGCCGCTTCTCAAGCTTCTTACTCAGTTACACAGGTTGATAAGCTAGCGACAGCAGCACGGCAGACTGTTTCATCTATTGGGAAAGTGGAGTCTACTAAAACACTTGAAAGCCAAGAAGCAAATTTCACCCAAGATGTTGCATTAACTACTCAAACAGAAACTTTTGCAACTGCGCCATCCACTTGGCAGCTTGGAAAGACAAACCTGACCGAAACTGATTTCAAACTGACTGTTGATGGAACTGTCTACCAACTTGAGCCGGGAACCGCTGATGCTAACGGAGATTACAGTTTAAAAGACAGCTTAGGGACACAAATCGGAACTGTCAATTTGGCCAGCGGTGTTGTGAAATTTGACACACCTACGGATTTAGACGGGAAAACCGTAACAGCTGAGTATAAAAAATCAGCTTTTGCCTGGAAAACAGGTGGAGTAGGAAGTCAATCATTAGTCGGAACTGGAACAAATACAGTTAGCTTAACACTAGCAACAGGAGTAAATATTAATACTGCCGAGAGAGAAGCTATGACTGTTAAAGTAAACGGCAAAGCTTATACATTAGTTGACAAAGCTCAAGCAGACCTCCTGGACAATGAAGTAGCTATCTCAAGTGAAGGCATTCTTTCATTTAAAAATAATATTGCGGCTACTGATACTGTCAGCGCAAACTATATTACCAATGAGTCAACCAAGAAATATGCAGATTTTTCTATTGAATCAGCTTCCTTGAACAACACTTCTTTAAAAGAAAAATTTCTTATTCAATCGACAGATACGTTAGATCAAGTAATCGAGATGGTGAATAAATCAAAAGCTGGCGTATCGATGTTTTATGACTCATTTACGGGAGGAATGTCGTTAACACGCACAGAAACTGGTAATTTTAATTCGACAGGAAAAGAAATAAGTGTTACTGGTGATTTTGCTACAAAAATGTTGCTTTTAGGCGGGACAGAAACAGGCGGCGAGAATGCTAAATTTGTTATTAATGGCCTTGCCACAGAACGTTCTTCCAATACGTTTGACATGAATGGAGTAAATATCACGCTAAAAAAAGAATTTACTAGCGCTGAAGGAGCAGCTTCCCTTTCCATTAGTAATGATGGAAATGCAGTTTTTGAAAACATTAAATCATTCGTAGACAAATACAATGAGCTTATTGGCAAAATAAGCAAAAAGACATCTGAAGAGCGCTACCGTACCTATACGCCTCTTACTGATGAGCAGAGAGAATCATTAAGTGAAAAGCAACAAGAGCAATGGGAAGAAAAAGCAAAAAGCGGGCTGCTTAGACGGGACACTATTTTAAGCGGAGTTCTTTCTTCAATGCGAAGCAACTTTTCACAGCCGGTATCAAACAGTGATACAGACCCGCTTTTCAATCAGCTGGCGTCTATTGGCATCACAACAACTAAAAATTATCTTGAGGGCGGAAAGTTAGAGATTTCAGAGTCAAAATTAAAAGAGGCCATTAATAATAATCCAGACGCAGTCGAAGCTTTATTCCGTGGTGGAGGCGAAGCAACTTCCATTGGTGAAAAAGGCATTATCCATCGCCTGTACAGTACAGTTAATGAAACAATGGATAAATTAAAAGATCGAGCAGGCAACTCACTGTCAAGTAATCAACAGTTTACTTTGGGACGACAATTAACAACAGTTGATGATAGCATTACTCGGTTTGAAGGCCGGTTGACCCAGGTAGAAGACCGGTACTGGAAGCAGTTCACGGCTATGGAAAAAGCGATTCAAAATGCAAATACGCAATCTTCTTATTTGATGCAGCAGTTTAGCAGTTATTAA